In Verrucomicrobiota bacterium, a single window of DNA contains:
- a CDS encoding metallopeptidase family protein, with the protein MDPREFAELVEEAVLGLPEEFARKLDNVEIVVEERPDAETIRKMKLERGHVLLGLYHGVPRTVRHETAPPLYPDRITIYRRSILATCRTPDEIRQQVRDTVIHEIGHHFGLSDDEMEDE; encoded by the coding sequence ATCGACCCGCGCGAGTTCGCTGAACTCGTCGAGGAAGCCGTCCTCGGCCTGCCCGAGGAATTCGCCCGGAAGCTCGACAACGTCGAGATCGTCGTCGAAGAGCGCCCCGACGCCGAGACGATCCGCAAGATGAAGCTCGAACGCGGCCACGTCCTGCTGGGCCTCTACCACGGCGTTCCGCGCACCGTGCGCCACGAGACCGCCCCACCCCTGTACCCCGACCGCATCACCATCTACCGCCGCTCAATCCTGGCGACATGCCGCACACCGGATGAGATCCGCCAGCAGGTCCGCGACACCGTCATCCACGAGATCGGCCACCACTTCGGCCTGAGCGACGACGAGATGGAAGACGAGTAA